A genomic region of Desulfosarcina ovata subsp. ovata contains the following coding sequences:
- a CDS encoding fibronectin type III domain-containing protein gives MTVRVNHLLCNIGLFLAIVFLTVLLSAEKGFSADTYAVPQTTEVTLAWDANDPAPEGYRIFQRIDGEAYDYTDPVWTGTDTSGSVYNLEYDTTYYFVVRAYEGTLESADSEEVSYTTPASTSATYSITATAGEGGTVSPSDTTTVSEGVDQTYTIMADDGYHIADVLVDGVSQGVVTEYTFTSVSEDHTISASFAIDTYSITASAGDGGTISPSGTSTVSRDADQTFTITADSGYHIAAVFVDGVSQGALTTYTFTSVSEDHSISASFAIDTYSITASAGDGGTLSPSGTSTVSRDADQTFTITADSGYHIADVLVDGVSQGAVTTYTFTSVSAAHTISASFAIDTYSITASAGDGGTLSPSGTSTVSRDADQTFTITADSGYHIADVLVDGVSQGAVTTYTFTSVSAAHTISASFAIDTYSITASAGDGGTISPSGTSTVSRDADQTFTITADSGYHIADVLVDGVSQGAVTTYTFTSVSAAHTISASFAIDTYSITASAGDGGTISPSGTSTVSRDADQTFTITADSGYHIADVLVDGVSQGAVTTYTFTSVSAAHTISASFAIDTYSITASAGDGGNISPSGRITVDAGSSQTFTITVDDGYEILDVLVNGSSMGQSSSISLDDIRADYTVVASFALQNQAPVADAGPDQTVDEGQLVTLSGLNSVDLDDGIASFQWNQIQGVDVTLIASDQAEVVTFTTPNVDTSGASLVFELTVTDYNGETSVDTCIVNVTWVNVPPTADAGGAQTVSEGEAVVLDASGSTDPDDGIATYYWTQLAGPTVTLSGNQSASASFNTPDIDAEGATLTFQLTVTDTGGLQDTDSVLITVEWVNQAPLADAGPDQSVDVDDEVTLDGSLSTDIDDTIKAFRWSQTDGTPVELSDATAEKPTFIAPDAGVDGGSLTFELTVTDSGDLQGKDSVTINVAPSVSETVDTTAPTLVIESPSKTKLLSRYSTMSMSGRASDDQGVEQITWVNSLGGSGVAAGTDSWQIDTIPLQSGTNIITVTAVDAAGNSTSATVMVFCLKFLRIR, from the coding sequence ATGACCGTCCGGGTAAACCATTTATTGTGCAACATTGGTCTTTTTCTCGCCATTGTTTTTTTAACTGTCCTTTTGTCCGCGGAGAAAGGCTTTTCTGCCGATACCTACGCGGTTCCCCAAACCACCGAAGTCACCCTCGCCTGGGATGCGAACGACCCTGCGCCAGAAGGTTATCGCATTTTTCAGAGGATCGATGGTGAAGCATATGATTACACCGATCCCGTCTGGACCGGAACGGATACTTCAGGGAGCGTTTACAATCTGGAATATGATACCACATACTACTTTGTGGTTCGGGCCTACGAGGGGACCCTGGAAAGCGCTGATTCGGAAGAGGTCTCCTACACCACTCCGGCATCCACTTCGGCAACCTACTCCATAACGGCAACGGCGGGTGAAGGCGGCACCGTCTCCCCGTCAGACACCACCACCGTTTCCGAAGGCGTGGATCAGACATACACAATTATGGCGGACGACGGCTACCACATCGCGGATGTGCTTGTGGACGGGGTGTCCCAAGGGGTGGTAACAGAATATACGTTTACCTCCGTTTCCGAGGATCACACCATCAGCGCCAGCTTTGCCATTGACACTTACTCCATAACGGCCTCAGCCGGTGACGGGGGTACGATTTCACCGTCGGGGACGAGCACTGTCTCCAGAGATGCGGACCAGACGTTCACCATTACTGCGGACAGCGGTTATCACATCGCGGCGGTATTCGTGGACGGGGTATCCCAGGGAGCGTTAACGACCTATACGTTTACCTCCGTTTCCGAGGATCATTCCATCAGCGCCAGCTTTGCCATTGACACTTACTCCATAACGGCCTCAGCCGGTGACGGGGGTACGCTTTCACCGTCGGGGACGAGCACTGTCTCCAGAGATGCGGACCAGACGTTCACCATTACTGCGGACAGCGGTTATCACATCGCGGATGTGCTCGTGGACGGGGTATCCCAGGGAGCGGTAACGACCTATACGTTTACTTCCGTTTCCGCAGCTCACACCATCAGCGCCAGCTTTGCCATTGACACTTACTCCATAACGGCCTCAGCCGGTGACGGGGGTACGCTTTCACCGTCGGGGACGAGCACTGTCTCCAGAGATGCGGACCAGACGTTCACCATTACTGCGGACAGCGGTTATCACATAGCGGATGTGCTCGTGGACGGGGTATCCCAGGGAGCGGTAACGACCTATACGTTTACTTCCGTTTCCGCAGCTCACACCATCAGCGCCAGCTTTGCCATTGACACCTACTCCATAACGGCCTCAGCCGGTGACGGGGGTACGATTTCACCGTCGGGGACGAGCACTGTCTCCAGAGATGCGGACCAGACGTTCACCATTACTGCGGACAGCGGTTATCACATCGCGGATGTGCTCGTGGACGGGGTATCCCAGGGAGCGGTAACGACCTATACGTTTACTTCCGTTTCCGCAGCTCACACCATCAGCGCCAGCTTTGCCATTGACACTTACTCCATAACGGCCTCAGCCGGTGACGGGGGTACGATTTCACCGTCGGGGACGAGCACTGTCTCCAGAGATGCGGACCAGACGTTCACCATTACTGCGGACAGCGGTTATCACATAGCGGATGTGCTCGTGGACGGGGTATCCCAGGGAGCGGTAACGACCTATACGTTTACTTCCGTTTCCGCAGCTCACACCATCAGCGCCAGCTTTGCCATTGACACCTACTCCATAACGGCCTCAGCCGGTGACGGGGGTAACATCTCCCCATCGGGCAGGATCACCGTCGATGCCGGCTCCAGCCAGACGTTCACGATCACCGTGGATGACGGATACGAAATCCTCGATGTCCTGGTCAACGGCAGCTCCATGGGCCAGTCGAGCAGCATTAGCCTTGACGACATCCGCGCTGATTATACGGTCGTAGCCAGCTTCGCCTTGCAGAATCAGGCGCCTGTTGCCGATGCCGGGCCGGATCAGACTGTGGATGAGGGCCAGTTGGTAACCCTCAGCGGACTCAATTCAGTGGACCTTGACGATGGCATCGCCTCTTTTCAGTGGAATCAGATTCAGGGGGTCGACGTCACCCTGATTGCCTCGGACCAGGCGGAAGTCGTCACCTTTACCACGCCAAACGTGGACACGTCAGGTGCCTCCCTGGTGTTCGAACTGACGGTCACCGATTATAACGGTGAAACCAGTGTGGACACCTGTATCGTTAATGTAACCTGGGTCAATGTGCCGCCCACGGCAGACGCCGGTGGTGCGCAGACCGTCAGCGAAGGGGAGGCCGTCGTACTGGATGCTTCCGGCTCTACCGATCCAGACGACGGGATCGCCACCTACTACTGGACACAGCTTGCGGGGCCGACAGTCACCCTTTCGGGCAATCAATCGGCCAGTGCCTCCTTCAATACACCGGACATCGACGCCGAAGGGGCAACGCTGACATTCCAGCTCACCGTTACCGATACCGGTGGGCTCCAAGATACGGACAGCGTACTGATCACTGTCGAATGGGTCAACCAGGCGCCGCTGGCCGACGCCGGCCCGGATCAGTCGGTCGATGTCGACGACGAGGTCACCTTGGACGGGTCCCTGTCCACCGATATTGACGATACCATCAAAGCCTTCCGCTGGAGCCAGACCGACGGCACCCCGGTTGAACTGTCCGATGCCACTGCTGAAAAGCCCACCTTTATCGCACCGGATGCGGGTGTCGACGGTGGATCGCTGACCTTCGAACTCACGGTTACGGACAGTGGCGACCTTCAGGGCAAGGATAGCGTCACGATCAATGTCGCGCCGTCGGTCTCCGAGACTGTCGACACCACCGCGCCGACGCTGGTGATCGAGAGTCCGTCGAAAACCAAGCTGCTGTCCAGGTATTCGACGATGAGCATGTCCGGTCGTGCCTCGGACGATCAAGGGGTTGAGCAGATCACCTGGGTGAACAGCCTCGGCGGTAGCGGTGTTGCGGCGGGCACCGATTCATGGCAAATCGATACCATTCCACTGCAAAGCGGCACCAATATAATCACGGTGACGGCGGTTGATGCGGCGGGCAATTCCACTTCAGCAACGGTGATGGTATTCTGTCTCAAATTCCTACGGATACGATAG